From the Pomacea canaliculata isolate SZHN2017 linkage group LG14, ASM307304v1, whole genome shotgun sequence genome, one window contains:
- the LOC112555297 gene encoding AP-1 complex subunit sigma-2 isoform X3, producing the protein MMQFMLLFSRQGKLRLQKWYVAHPDKTKKKIVRELVTLVLSRKPKMCSFLEWKDLKIVYKRYASLYFCCAIEPEDNELLTLEIIHRYVELLDKYFGSVCELDIIFNFEKAFFMLDEFLLGGEVQETSKKNVLKAIAAQDLLQEDEALEVTLKEYGLT; encoded by the exons ATG ATGCAGTTTATGCTTCTGTTTAGCCGACAAGGCAAACTACGTCTTCAGAAATGGTATGTTGCACACCcagataaaacaaagaaaaagattgtcAGAGAACTGGTCACCCTTGTATTGTCACGGAAACCGAAGATGTGCAGTTTCCTTGAATGGAAAGACCTCAAAATTGTATACAAAAG GTATGCCAGTTTGTACTTTTGCTGTGCCATTGAGCCAGAGGATAATGAGCTGCTGACCCTGGAAATCATCCATCGCTATGTAGAGCTTTTGGACAAATATTTTGGCAGT GTGTGTGAACTGGACATCATTTTTAACTTTGAGAAGGCTTTTTTCATGCTGGACGAGTTTCTTTTGGGAGGAGAGGTTCAGGagacaagcaagaaaaatgttctgaaaGCAATTGCTGCTCAGGATTTGCTGCAGGAG GATGAAGCACTCGAAGTCACCCTAAAAGAGTATGGATTAACATAG
- the LOC112555297 gene encoding AP-1 complex subunit sigma-2 isoform X2 yields MMQFMLLFSRQGKLRLQKWYVAHPDKTKKKIVRELVTLVLSRKPKMCSFLEWKDLKIVYKRYASLYFCCAIEPEDNELLTLEIIHRYVELLDKYFGSVCELDIIFNFEKAFFMLDEFLLGGEVQETSKKNVLKAIAAQDLLQEEETPQGFFEDHGLG; encoded by the exons ATG ATGCAGTTTATGCTTCTGTTTAGCCGACAAGGCAAACTACGTCTTCAGAAATGGTATGTTGCACACCcagataaaacaaagaaaaagattgtcAGAGAACTGGTCACCCTTGTATTGTCACGGAAACCGAAGATGTGCAGTTTCCTTGAATGGAAAGACCTCAAAATTGTATACAAAAG GTATGCCAGTTTGTACTTTTGCTGTGCCATTGAGCCAGAGGATAATGAGCTGCTGACCCTGGAAATCATCCATCGCTATGTAGAGCTTTTGGACAAATATTTTGGCAGT GTGTGTGAACTGGACATCATTTTTAACTTTGAGAAGGCTTTTTTCATGCTGGACGAGTTTCTTTTGGGAGGAGAGGTTCAGGagacaagcaagaaaaatgttctgaaaGCAATTGCTGCTCAGGATTTGCTGCAGGAG GAGGAGACTCCCCAAGGTTTCTTCGAGGATCATGGCTTAGGGTGA
- the LOC112554818 gene encoding U2 small nuclear ribonucleoprotein auxiliary factor 35 kDa subunit-related protein 2-like yields MAEQFLKIDFEANQTCSKLSHKEWKKQKRKQKRQIQARQQQQGKEQSTESTDEEEVRKRKEVEEENQKQNAIWQEKDAAAHEEWKACKEREEKERQRQEEMERKIREEWEERQRQENKEQEEKDKVEKERKDKQENLLREATAHENKEWHNPLAPVRYAENREEVTREINHCPFFTKTGACRYGERCSRAHLRPDSSTTLLIPGMFQNFELKKSSVDDFDTDMGLEYEDNDLYNSFREFYVDTLPEFKSVGKVINFKVCCNHEAHLRGNVYIQYKRESDAQKAFVKFNARWYAGRQLSIEFVNIAKWKSAICGLFFRKKCPKGKACNFLHVFRNPGNEFWEADQDRGVSVRGRSLHHRHKLKDTPKHRHKHQDRIHRSRSRSKESVRSHRKKRSRSSSKEMNKPHKKKRRHSRSSSRKHRHRSRSRSSSRSLSRSRTRSRSS; encoded by the exons ATGGCTGAGcaatttctaaaaatagatttcga AGCAAACCAGACATGCAGTAAACTAAG CCATAAAgaatggaaaaaacaaaagcgaaagcaaaaaagacaaattcaaGCTCGACAACAGCAACAGGGGAAAG AACAATCAACGGAGAGCACTGATGAAGAGGAagtgagaaaaaggaaagaagttgaggaggaaaatcagaaacagAATGCCATCTGGCAGGAGAAAGATGCTGCTGCACACGAGGAATGGAAAGCttgtaaagagagagaagagaaagaaagacagagacaagaAGAAATGGAG CGGAAAATAAGAGAAGAATGGGAGGAACGCCAGAGGcaggaaaataaagaacaagaagagaaggacaaggtggagaaagaaagaaaagacaagcaG GAAAACCTGCTTAGGGAAGCAACTGCCCATGAAAACAAG GAGTGGCACAACCCTCTGGCACCTGTACGGTATGCAGAGAACAGGGAGGAAGTGACAAGGGAAATCAATCATTGTCCATTTTTCACCAAGACTGGTGCTTGCCGATATGGAGAGAG ATGTTCTCGAGCACATTTGCGGCCTGATAGCAGCACCACATTGCTTATTCCTGGGATGTTCCAAAACTTTGAGCTGAAGAAGTCCAGTGTGGATGATTTTGATACTG ATATGGGTTTGGAATATGAAGACAATGATTTATACAACAGCTTCCGAGAATTTTATGTGGATACTCTGCCTGAGTTCAAATCTGTGGGTAAGGTTATCAACTTCAAAGTATGTTGTAACCATGAGGCACACCTTCGGGGTAACGTCTATATCCAATATAAAAG AGAATCGGATGCCCAGAAAGCCTTTGTGAAGTTCAATGCACGCTGGTATGCTGGTCGCCAATTGTCCATTGAGTTTGTCAACATTGCTAAATGGAAGTCAGCCATATGTG GTCTTTTCTTCCGGAAGAAGTGCCCCAAAGGAAAAGCGTGCAACTTTCTCCACGTCTTTAGAAATCCTGGAAACGAGTTTTGGGAGGCAGATCAGGATCGTGGAGTATCTGTACGAGGAAGATCGCTGCATCATCGACATAAACTGAAAGACACACCAAAACATCGCCACAAGCATCAGGATAGGATTCACAGGAGCAGATCAAGGTCAAAAGAATCAGTAAGGTCccatagaaagaaaagaagcagatCAAGCTCTAAAGAGATGAACAAGCCCCACAAAAAGAAGCGCCGCCATTCCAGGTCATCCAGTAGAAAACATCGTCATAGGTCCAGATCAAGGTCAAGTTCTAGGTCTTTAAGCAGATCAAGAACAAGAAGCCGATCtagttga
- the LOC112555297 gene encoding AP-1 complex subunit sigma-2 isoform X1: MMQFMLLFSRQGKLRLQKWYVAHPDKTKKKIVRELVTLVLSRKPKMCSFLEWKDLKIVYKRYASLYFCCAIEPEDNELLTLEIIHRYVELLDKYFGSVCELDIIFNFEKAFFMLDEFLLGGEVQETSKKNVLKAIAAQDLLQEDTDEPKSILEEMGFTVGS, translated from the exons ATG ATGCAGTTTATGCTTCTGTTTAGCCGACAAGGCAAACTACGTCTTCAGAAATGGTATGTTGCACACCcagataaaacaaagaaaaagattgtcAGAGAACTGGTCACCCTTGTATTGTCACGGAAACCGAAGATGTGCAGTTTCCTTGAATGGAAAGACCTCAAAATTGTATACAAAAG GTATGCCAGTTTGTACTTTTGCTGTGCCATTGAGCCAGAGGATAATGAGCTGCTGACCCTGGAAATCATCCATCGCTATGTAGAGCTTTTGGACAAATATTTTGGCAGT GTGTGTGAACTGGACATCATTTTTAACTTTGAGAAGGCTTTTTTCATGCTGGACGAGTTTCTTTTGGGAGGAGAGGTTCAGGagacaagcaagaaaaatgttctgaaaGCAATTGCTGCTCAGGATTTGCTGCAGGAG GACACGGATGAACCGAAGAGCATACTCGAGGAGATGGGATTCACGGTTGGAAGCTAG
- the LOC112555296 gene encoding motile sperm domain-containing protein 1-like produces MASPAKSRDSTVAVLVIPPSLTFYTNDVKTHQQVFTIYNLNDFPVKYAVTSTTPQKYHIPNDVGVVDGKDYKNIDITIKEVFLKNEGVIDKFRVNLYDRKDFLGHKDVTAQLLPGRSKTLEEGSDKFRSMSPQQTSTCQSTDRDITLSAQSRGPGLGLIMTCMILLLVLCLPNQGDTESSLPMYLHLSVNNKVFIGIIFGVLMTLMVQNANR; encoded by the exons ATGGCCTCCCCGGCCAAGTCCAGGGACAGTACAGTGGCTGTCCTGGTCATCCCCCCATCCCTCACTTTCTACACCAATGATGTGAAAACTCATCAGCAGGTGTTTACTATTTACAACTTGAACGACTTCCCTGTGAAGTatgcag TAACATCAACTACCCCTCAGAAGTACCACATACCCAATGACGTTGGTGTAGTGGATGGTAAAGATTACAAGAATAT AGATATTACTATCAAAGAAGTCTTCCTTAAAAACGAAGGAGTGATTGACAAATTCAGAGTAAATCTCTATGACCGTAAAGATTTCCTAG GACACAAAGATGTGACAGCACAGCTATTACCTGGCAGATCAAAAACACTAGAGGAGGGCAGTGATAAGTTTCGTTCTATGTCTCCTCAGCAAACATCTACATGCCAGTCTACAGACAGAGATATTACCCTTTCCGCACAATCAAGGG GGCCAGGTCTAGGACTCATAATGACGTGTATGATCCTTTTACTTGTTCTGTGCCTTCCTAACCAAGGGGATACTGAGAGTAGTCTCCCCATGTACTTACATCTTTCAGTCAACAACAAAGTGTTTATAGGAATCATTTTTG GGGTCTTGATGACATTGATGGTTCAGAATGCCAACAGGTAA